A stretch of Caenibius tardaugens NBRC 16725 DNA encodes these proteins:
- a CDS encoding RidA family protein, producing the protein MTVTHINPPELFALPQFSQIVVAGPGQMAFIAGQGAFDRDFNLIGANDLHVQTVQAYRNLRDALAAVGASPADVASTTIYVVDLDEEKTAVLIDAMRVALDGQAFPPNASTLVGVTRLGAPGMMVEISAIAVIPGN; encoded by the coding sequence ATGACAGTTACCCATATCAATCCACCCGAATTGTTCGCCCTTCCGCAATTCTCCCAGATCGTCGTTGCGGGCCCGGGGCAGATGGCATTTATAGCGGGGCAGGGGGCGTTCGATCGGGATTTCAATCTGATCGGAGCCAATGACCTTCATGTGCAGACAGTGCAGGCCTATCGCAATCTGCGCGATGCGCTGGCTGCGGTCGGTGCCAGTCCGGCCGACGTGGCGAGCACGACGATCTATGTCGTCGATCTGGATGAAGAAAAAACGGCGGTGCTTATCGATGCGATGCGGGTGGCGCTCGATGGTCAGGCTTTCCCGCCGAACGCTTCGACGCTCGTCGGGGTGACACGGCTTGGCGCGCCGGGCATGATGGTGGAAATAAGCGCGATTGCCGTCATTCCGGGGAACTGA
- a CDS encoding SMP-30/gluconolactonase/LRE family protein, which produces MTAPRTIATGFAFPEGPRWHDGRLWFSDQHAREVVVLEPDGTLVERFAVPGGPSGLGWMPDGTLLVVSMHERRLYRRAHDGTLSVHAELSAYHPGHSNDMVVDLYGRAYVGNIGFDFDGGEAPRKTCIVAVEPDGAVAVAADGLDCPNGTVISPDGKVLIIAESMGRCLTQFDIDPAGKLSGRRLFADLGDHVPDGICLDAEGAVWIAAPYAHAALRVAEGGAIIGRVTTEGAMPYACMLGGADGGDLYLCCAPDHDPTVTVAARGGRIDIVRVDVAGAGLP; this is translated from the coding sequence ATGACGGCGCCGCGCACGATTGCCACCGGTTTCGCCTTCCCCGAAGGGCCGCGCTGGCACGATGGCCGCTTGTGGTTCTCCGATCAGCATGCCCGGGAAGTGGTGGTGCTCGAACCCGATGGCACGTTGGTGGAACGGTTTGCGGTTCCGGGTGGTCCCTCGGGGCTGGGCTGGATGCCGGATGGCACCCTGCTGGTGGTGTCGATGCACGAACGCCGCCTCTATCGCCGGGCGCATGACGGCACGCTGTCCGTCCATGCCGAGCTTTCCGCCTATCACCCCGGGCATAGCAACGACATGGTCGTCGATCTGTATGGGCGTGCCTATGTCGGCAATATTGGCTTCGATTTCGATGGCGGGGAAGCGCCGCGCAAGACCTGCATTGTCGCCGTGGAACCCGACGGGGCGGTCGCGGTGGCGGCGGACGGGCTCGATTGCCCCAATGGTACGGTCATCAGCCCGGATGGTAAAGTGCTGATTATCGCGGAATCGATGGGGCGGTGCCTGACGCAGTTCGATATCGACCCGGCAGGCAAGCTGTCCGGGCGGCGGCTGTTCGCCGACCTTGGGGATCATGTGCCCGATGGCATATGTCTGGATGCGGAGGGCGCCGTGTGGATCGCGGCGCCTTATGCCCATGCTGCACTGCGCGTGGCCGAAGGCGGTGCGATTATCGGCCGCGTGACCACCGAAGGCGCCATGCCCTATGCCTGCATGCTGGGCGGGGCTGATGGCGGCGATCTCTATCTGTGCTGCGCGCCGGATCATGATCCGACCGTCACCGTGGCGGCGCGGGGTGGACGGATCGATATCGTCCGGGTCGATGTGGCGGGGGCGGGGCTGCCCTGA
- a CDS encoding PLP-dependent aminotransferase family protein, with translation MTKPIDALRSDLAGSGPPLFFPDPEVPAVFNFDQGLAAPETFPRDDLTRLAKLVLQRDGADVLDYFDPDTGYEELVFGYKGLREQIAQRIARQQGVDVGPRGVILTSGSVQGIALAINGYVNKGDIVVVEAASFPYALRFMDMAGADLRTVPVDDSGMDVDALEALLAIEGDRVKMVYTIPTFQTPTATEMPVARRRKLLDLARQHSFVIVEDNVYGDLRFAGEDLPTLMSMDDTGLVIQCGSFSKIVAPALRLGWIAGQPEAIAALAAVRQDLGVGQWLARVMTEYMAEGLLEPHLVDANKVYKAKAETAARALREHCGDYVRFREPQGSFYLWVEIDERIDWGTAARMAEREGIFFRPGERFMNDTGGRQFLRLAYSHVSEDVIREGLETLGGILRQCVRVAA, from the coding sequence ATGACAAAGCCGATTGATGCCCTGCGGTCCGATCTCGCCGGGAGCGGGCCGCCGTTGTTCTTCCCTGATCCGGAAGTCCCCGCCGTGTTCAACTTCGATCAGGGTCTGGCCGCGCCCGAGACCTTTCCGCGCGACGATCTGACGCGGCTGGCGAAACTGGTGCTGCAACGCGACGGGGCCGATGTACTGGATTATTTCGATCCCGATACGGGGTATGAAGAACTCGTCTTCGGTTACAAGGGACTGCGCGAACAGATCGCACAACGTATCGCGCGCCAGCAGGGTGTCGACGTGGGGCCGCGCGGGGTCATTCTGACGTCGGGGTCGGTGCAGGGCATCGCGCTGGCGATCAATGGCTATGTCAACAAGGGCGATATTGTCGTCGTCGAAGCGGCTTCGTTTCCCTATGCCTTGCGCTTCATGGACATGGCTGGGGCGGATCTGCGCACTGTGCCCGTCGATGACAGTGGCATGGATGTGGACGCGTTGGAGGCCCTGCTCGCCATAGAGGGCGACCGGGTGAAGATGGTCTATACCATCCCGACCTTCCAGACCCCGACCGCAACGGAAATGCCGGTGGCGCGTCGGCGCAAATTGCTCGATCTCGCCCGTCAGCACAGTTTTGTGATTGTCGAGGACAACGTCTATGGCGATTTGCGCTTTGCCGGCGAAGACCTGCCCACGTTGATGAGCATGGACGATACCGGGCTGGTCATCCAGTGCGGCAGTTTCAGCAAGATTGTCGCGCCCGCGCTGCGGCTCGGGTGGATCGCCGGGCAACCCGAAGCGATCGCGGCTCTGGCAGCGGTGCGGCAGGATCTCGGGGTTGGCCAGTGGCTGGCGCGGGTGATGACCGAGTATATGGCGGAAGGCTTGCTCGAACCGCATCTGGTGGACGCGAACAAGGTCTACAAGGCCAAGGCGGAAACCGCCGCGCGCGCGCTGCGCGAACATTGCGGCGATTATGTCAGATTTCGCGAGCCGCAAGGCTCTTTCTATCTCTGGGTGGAGATTGACGAGCGGATCGACTGGGGCACTGCGGCGCGGATGGCCGAACGCGAAGGGATATTTTTCCGCCCCGGCGAACGGTTCATGAACGATACCGGCGGGCGCCAGTTCCTGCGACTGGCCTATAGCCATGTGAGCGAGGATGTGATCCGCGAAGGGCTGGAAACGCTGGGCGGCATTCTGCGCCAATGCGTGCGGGTGGCGGCATGA
- a CDS encoding membrane-bound PQQ-dependent dehydrogenase, glucose/quinate/shikimate family has product MKAGRLGLWLLGGFLVLVGIVLAAGGGWLASLGGSLYYLLAGIGCLVSGVLICRARGLGTWVYFGVFLATLLWALWEVGTDFWQLLPRVGGPLAVAIYMLMPWVQRAFTGAPTRSSRLANGVAAVAGVALLAGTGIASLTHATVSAQESAQSTAAVTPASDDWEHYGRTLAGTRYSPANQITPQNADKLKVAWSYRTGDIAANYPDTKSAFMFQATPIKVGNTLYFCTPHDIVVALDADTGKERWRHDPKTNDKGVAMLVCRGVSYFKAQNPVSDCPTRVLVGTIDGRMIALDAETGKRCQSFGTNGEISLRDGLGETTPGFQYSTSPATIIGNVAVVGGFVLDGVATNLPSGVVRGFDARDGKLLWAWDIGRPEGAGPLKPGEIFTTGTPNAWTVFSADPELGLVYVPTGNSTPDFFGGNRTAVSDKYSSAIVALDAKTGQARWSFQTVHHDLWDYDVGSQPVLIDMPTPAGKVPALIQPTKHGEIYLLDRRDGKPLATVEERAVPKGDIPEERYAPTQPWSTGMHSFTPQPLTERDMWGATPIDQLWCRIQFKEMRYQGKFTPPSTHKTLQYPGNFGVIDWGSVAVDEARGLMIVNTSGMPLTVRLVPRKDATPDKIAGAGNGHKGLSPQYGTPYAVDFAPFLSPLGLPCSAPPWGTLAAVDLKTNKLVWQKPLGTTRDHAPLGISVPGVFNLGGAVVTQGGVTFIAATIDNYLRAFDTKTGALLWEGRLPAGGQANPMTYTSSRNGKQYVVIAAGGHGFMGTTPGDHVIAYALPD; this is encoded by the coding sequence ATGAAGGCAGGTCGTCTGGGCCTTTGGCTGCTTGGCGGGTTTCTTGTACTGGTCGGGATCGTTCTGGCTGCTGGCGGAGGCTGGCTGGCCAGCCTCGGCGGCTCGCTCTATTACCTGCTTGCCGGTATCGGCTGCCTTGTTTCCGGTGTTCTGATCTGCCGTGCCCGCGGGCTCGGCACATGGGTCTATTTCGGCGTGTTTCTCGCGACGCTGCTCTGGGCGCTGTGGGAGGTCGGGACTGATTTCTGGCAACTGCTGCCGCGCGTCGGCGGTCCTCTTGCCGTCGCGATCTACATGCTGATGCCGTGGGTCCAGCGCGCGTTCACCGGCGCACCCACACGTTCCTCCCGCCTTGCCAATGGCGTGGCCGCCGTGGCCGGGGTGGCGCTTCTTGCCGGGACGGGGATCGCTTCGCTCACGCATGCCACTGTGTCCGCGCAGGAAAGCGCGCAATCGACCGCCGCCGTCACGCCAGCCTCGGACGACTGGGAACATTACGGGCGGACGCTTGCAGGTACGCGTTATTCCCCCGCAAACCAGATCACTCCGCAGAATGCCGACAAGCTGAAAGTCGCCTGGTCCTATCGCACCGGCGATATCGCGGCCAATTATCCTGACACCAAATCAGCCTTCATGTTCCAGGCAACGCCGATCAAGGTCGGCAACACGCTCTATTTCTGCACGCCGCATGACATCGTTGTCGCGCTGGATGCGGATACCGGCAAGGAACGCTGGCGCCACGATCCCAAAACGAACGACAAGGGCGTGGCCATGCTGGTCTGCCGTGGCGTTTCCTACTTCAAGGCACAGAACCCGGTCAGCGATTGCCCCACCCGCGTTCTCGTGGGCACGATTGACGGCCGCATGATTGCCCTCGATGCCGAAACCGGCAAGCGTTGCCAGAGCTTCGGCACCAACGGCGAAATCTCGCTGCGCGACGGCTTGGGCGAAACCACACCGGGCTTCCAGTATTCGACCTCACCCGCCACGATCATCGGCAATGTGGCCGTTGTCGGCGGGTTCGTGCTCGACGGTGTTGCCACCAACCTGCCTTCGGGCGTGGTGCGCGGCTTCGATGCCCGCGATGGCAAGCTGTTGTGGGCCTGGGACATCGGCCGCCCCGAAGGCGCCGGGCCCCTGAAGCCGGGGGAAATTTTCACCACCGGCACGCCCAATGCCTGGACCGTGTTCAGCGCCGATCCGGAACTGGGCCTCGTCTATGTCCCCACAGGCAACAGCACGCCCGATTTCTTCGGCGGCAACCGCACGGCTGTGTCGGACAAGTACTCCAGCGCCATTGTCGCACTGGATGCGAAGACCGGGCAGGCCCGCTGGTCGTTCCAGACGGTCCATCACGATCTGTGGGATTATGATGTGGGTTCGCAGCCGGTGCTGATCGACATGCCGACCCCGGCTGGCAAGGTGCCCGCGCTGATCCAGCCGACCAAACACGGCGAAATCTATCTGCTCGATCGCCGCGACGGCAAGCCGCTGGCGACTGTGGAAGAACGCGCCGTGCCCAAGGGCGATATTCCGGAAGAACGCTACGCCCCGACGCAACCGTGGTCGACCGGCATGCACAGCTTCACCCCGCAGCCGCTGACCGAACGCGATATGTGGGGCGCCACCCCGATCGATCAGCTGTGGTGCCGCATCCAGTTCAAGGAGATGCGCTATCAGGGCAAGTTTACGCCGCCTTCCACGCACAAGACCCTGCAATATCCCGGAAACTTCGGGGTGATCGACTGGGGCAGTGTGGCGGTGGACGAAGCGCGTGGCCTGATGATCGTCAACACTTCGGGCATGCCCCTGACCGTGCGGCTTGTGCCACGCAAGGACGCGACACCCGATAAGATCGCCGGGGCGGGCAACGGGCACAAGGGCCTCTCGCCGCAATATGGCACGCCTTACGCCGTCGATTTCGCACCGTTCCTTTCGCCGCTTGGTCTGCCCTGCAGCGCCCCGCCATGGGGCACGCTGGCGGCGGTCGATCTCAAGACCAACAAGCTCGTCTGGCAGAAGCCGCTGGGCACCACGCGCGATCATGCCCCCCTGGGCATTTCGGTGCCGGGCGTGTTCAACCTTGGCGGTGCGGTGGTGACTCAAGGCGGGGTGACATTCATCGCCGCGACCATCGACAACTACCTGCGCGCCTTTGACACGAAGACAGGCGCCCTGCTGTGGGAAGGACGGCTTCCCGCCGGTGGGCAAGCCAATCCGATGACCTACACTTCCAGCCGCAATGGCAAGCAATATGTGGTAATCGCAGCAGGTGGCCATGGCTTTATGGGAACAACACCGGGCGATCATGTGATTGCCTATGCATTGCCCGACTGA
- a CDS encoding MFS transporter, with protein sequence MTEQARTFLGPMMVLRAFVIFNLAIGVTYGAFGVLVTPMEARMHTDRSTVSFGISLIILANGLLSPILGWLIARFSIRRLMLFGAVWAALGYIGLGYARNATEMLLCYGLFIGPGVTVMGPIPCYTLVSNWYREGQGRALGLVGMPILAMAVPMVVVHLLPATDFRTVTYVLAGCYLLALPVIFGVIDQPSQIGQLAKGQSPDQMAQDRAQSSAISTTALLCSPVFLLLVAGSGLLVGAGVGKTAHMVPLLTEAGWDYAKAALLLSISSGTAMLGSVMFGWLADKMNSCIALTFNALLQAMVWVILIIPANYALLVIDAVLIGACGGGFIAAKGVLVSRIYGAQNFATVMGISGFATLPFLFGMAPLAGMLREWTGDYDLAVQIYIGGFLLAAVCFALLARVERRTQAPTAEPMEMAG encoded by the coding sequence TTGACAGAACAGGCCCGCACTTTCCTTGGCCCCATGATGGTGCTGAGGGCCTTCGTGATCTTCAATCTCGCCATCGGGGTGACTTATGGCGCGTTCGGGGTGCTGGTCACGCCGATGGAAGCCCGGATGCATACCGATCGTTCGACGGTCTCTTTCGGCATATCGCTAATCATCCTCGCCAACGGGCTGCTTTCCCCCATTCTCGGGTGGCTCATCGCGCGCTTCTCTATCCGGCGGCTGATGCTGTTCGGCGCGGTATGGGCGGCGTTGGGCTATATCGGTCTTGGTTATGCCCGCAACGCCACCGAAATGCTGCTCTGCTATGGCCTGTTCATCGGCCCGGGTGTGACGGTTATGGGCCCGATCCCCTGCTACACGCTGGTTTCCAACTGGTATCGCGAAGGCCAGGGCCGGGCGCTCGGTCTTGTCGGCATGCCAATCCTTGCCATGGCCGTCCCAATGGTCGTGGTACACCTGCTGCCCGCCACCGATTTCCGGACAGTCACATACGTTCTGGCCGGGTGTTATCTGCTGGCTCTGCCTGTCATTTTCGGTGTGATCGACCAACCATCACAGATCGGCCAACTGGCCAAGGGGCAATCGCCTGACCAGATGGCGCAGGACCGTGCCCAAAGTTCTGCCATCAGCACCACGGCCCTGCTTTGCTCCCCAGTGTTCCTGCTGCTTGTCGCCGGGTCCGGTCTTCTGGTGGGCGCGGGGGTCGGCAAAACGGCACACATGGTTCCGTTGCTGACAGAAGCGGGCTGGGACTACGCCAAGGCGGCGCTTCTGCTGTCCATCTCGTCGGGTACCGCGATGCTCGGCTCGGTTATGTTCGGCTGGCTGGCCGACAAGATGAATTCCTGCATCGCGCTCACTTTCAATGCCCTACTGCAGGCGATGGTGTGGGTGATCCTCATCATTCCGGCCAATTACGCCCTGCTTGTGATTGACGCGGTGCTGATCGGGGCCTGCGGTGGCGGGTTTATCGCGGCCAAGGGCGTACTGGTTTCGCGCATCTACGGCGCGCAGAATTTCGCGACGGTAATGGGTATATCCGGTTTCGCCACCCTGCCTTTCCTGTTCGGCATGGCCCCGCTGGCCGGCATGTTGCGCGAATGGACCGGCGACTACGATCTGGCGGTCCAGATCTATATCGGCGGCTTTCTTCTTGCCGCCGTCTGCTTCGCCTTGCTGGCGCGGGTCGAACGCCGGACGCAAGCCCCCACCGCCGAACCTATGGAGATGGCAGGATGA
- a CDS encoding MOSC domain-containing protein yields MTWSPTDLTVAEIWRYPVKSMTGERITQADVGPRGIHLDRGWAVRDEKAGTIRSARYLPRLLLCSARYLPGTDAGLVPHVAITLPDGTTVNSDDSRVNQRLSDAIGKEVTLWSLRPEQEVEHLRQGAGAMETGDLESEMRMLFGLNADEPLPDLKDLPPHLMRELSELAAPRGTYFDTFPIDILTTSSIRHLQQHLPDVDLDVRRFRPNFLLDDGGASDALREREWVGGQVRLGPVDFDAVMECPRCTIIAAEQCGGIARNSTITRTIVREMNQLMSVYCNVATPGTVRVGDPVFLPL; encoded by the coding sequence ATGACCTGGTCACCAACCGATCTTACTGTCGCGGAAATCTGGCGTTACCCGGTCAAATCGATGACTGGCGAACGGATCACGCAGGCCGACGTCGGGCCACGTGGCATCCATCTCGACCGGGGTTGGGCCGTGCGGGATGAGAAAGCGGGCACGATCCGCAGCGCACGCTATCTGCCGCGTCTGCTGTTGTGCTCCGCGCGCTATCTACCGGGGACGGATGCGGGACTGGTCCCCCATGTCGCAATCACACTGCCAGATGGCACCACGGTCAATTCCGATGACAGCCGCGTGAACCAGCGCCTTTCCGATGCCATCGGCAAGGAAGTGACGCTGTGGTCGCTCCGGCCGGAACAGGAGGTGGAACACTTGCGGCAGGGCGCGGGCGCGATGGAGACGGGCGATCTCGAAAGCGAAATGCGCATGCTGTTCGGGCTGAACGCGGACGAACCCCTGCCCGACCTGAAAGACCTGCCCCCGCACCTGATGCGGGAACTGAGCGAACTGGCCGCGCCGCGCGGCACCTATTTCGACACCTTCCCCATCGATATCCTGACGACATCATCGATCCGCCATCTCCAGCAGCATCTGCCCGATGTCGATCTGGACGTGCGCCGGTTCCGCCCGAACTTCCTGCTCGATGACGGGGGCGCGTCGGACGCCTTGCGCGAACGGGAATGGGTCGGCGGTCAGGTCCGACTGGGACCGGTCGATTTCGATGCGGTGATGGAATGCCCGCGCTGCACGATCATCGCCGCCGAACAATGTGGCGGAATTGCGCGCAATTCGACCATTACACGCACGATCGTGCGCGAAATGAACCAATTGATGAGCGTCTATTGCAATGTCGCCACCCCCGGCACGGTGCGGGTGGGCGATCCCGTGTTCCTGCCGTTATAA
- a CDS encoding aldehyde dehydrogenase family protein — translation MGATLKMLIDGALVDGESTLDVVNPATAKHYATVACASAAQADAAIAAAKKAQPAWAALPFKTRAEYLVKLADALDGKAEDLARSLVQEQGKPLPEAQAEIAYAAIFLRSFAAMELPVEVLQDDADLKVEMHYRPLGVVVGIAPWNFPVLIAFNKVAPAILLGNTMVLKPAPTTPVTTLMVGELAKEILPPGVLNIIVDRNDLGAHLTSHPDVAKVSFTGSTATGKKVAASAASSLKRLTLELGGNDAGVVLDDVDVKKVAKGVVDSAFMNAGQVCIALKRLYVADEIYDEMCDELAKLVSDLQYGDGLEQGVRVGPLQNEMQYKKAQAYLEHAANDGKIIAGGTTGDGEGYFIRPTVVRDIDDASPLVQEEQFAPILPVLRYSDVEEVIERANDTNLGLGGSVWSSSIDRAYDYAQRIDSGTVWINHHTHFAPHIPFGGSKESGIGVEFSTHGLSEFAQKSVISINRR, via the coding sequence ATGGGCGCGACGCTTAAGATGTTGATTGATGGTGCCTTGGTCGATGGCGAATCGACGCTGGATGTCGTCAATCCCGCCACCGCCAAACATTACGCCACCGTTGCCTGTGCTTCCGCCGCGCAAGCCGATGCCGCCATCGCCGCCGCCAAGAAGGCCCAGCCGGCCTGGGCTGCGCTGCCGTTCAAGACCCGCGCGGAATATCTCGTCAAGCTCGCTGATGCTCTGGATGGCAAGGCGGAAGACCTCGCCCGTTCGCTGGTTCAGGAACAGGGCAAGCCACTGCCCGAAGCACAGGCAGAAATCGCCTATGCCGCGATTTTCTTGCGCAGTTTCGCCGCGATGGAGCTTCCGGTCGAGGTTTTGCAGGATGATGCCGACCTGAAAGTCGAAATGCACTATCGCCCGCTGGGTGTGGTGGTTGGCATTGCGCCGTGGAATTTCCCGGTGCTGATCGCGTTCAACAAGGTCGCACCCGCCATTCTTCTGGGCAATACCATGGTGTTGAAGCCCGCGCCGACCACGCCCGTGACCACGCTGATGGTGGGCGAACTGGCGAAGGAAATCCTTCCGCCGGGCGTGCTCAACATCATTGTGGATCGTAACGATCTGGGCGCGCACCTGACATCGCATCCCGATGTGGCGAAAGTCTCGTTCACCGGATCGACCGCTACGGGCAAGAAGGTCGCGGCATCGGCTGCCTCCTCGCTCAAGCGGCTGACGCTGGAACTCGGCGGCAACGATGCGGGTGTCGTGCTGGACGATGTGGACGTGAAAAAAGTGGCCAAGGGTGTCGTCGATTCCGCGTTCATGAATGCCGGGCAGGTCTGCATCGCGCTCAAGCGTCTCTATGTCGCTGACGAGATCTATGACGAAATGTGCGATGAACTGGCCAAGCTGGTGTCTGACCTGCAATATGGCGACGGGCTGGAACAGGGCGTCCGTGTCGGGCCGCTTCAGAACGAGATGCAGTACAAGAAGGCGCAGGCCTATCTTGAGCATGCGGCGAACGACGGGAAGATCATTGCCGGCGGGACGACGGGCGATGGGGAAGGGTACTTCATCCGACCGACCGTGGTGCGTGACATCGATGATGCTTCGCCATTGGTGCAGGAAGAACAGTTCGCGCCGATTCTTCCGGTCCTGCGTTACAGCGATGTCGAAGAAGTCATCGAGCGCGCCAATGACACCAATCTTGGCCTTGGCGGGTCGGTCTGGTCCAGTTCGATCGATCGCGCCTATGACTATGCCCAGCGGATCGACAGCGGCACGGTGTGGATCAACCACCACACGCATTTCGCGCCACATATCCCGTTCGGCGGCTCCAAGGAAAGCGGCATCGGGGTGGAGTTTTCAACCCATGGCCTTTCCGAATTCGCGCAGAAATCGGTGATTTCGATCAATCGCCGCTGA
- a CDS encoding patatin-like phospholipase family protein: MAGGLAIVLSGGGAKGAFQVGVLHELVVNRGVRIDIAAGVSTGSIQALGVAQDDVPALLQQWLDIRGNSTIYKERPLGIVGGILGQTAIYDASPLQKLLKKFADQAKLKASGRKLLLGVVNLGTGTYRTINETVPGIHNWVYASCAMPVFFDPLKTRDSNGTEEQWVDGGVRDVTPLGSALELNPRGVIVVRASPPPRPGKVRTFPNMIKIGLRAVDILQSEVSANDIAGAALINDMISAREAQMRALQAEGISGAQAARILRPLDMQIANYRFAPIRIIAPDEEVSDTLEFNPAKIRAAIDAGRRAVEREWDALEPLLT; encoded by the coding sequence ATGGCTGGCGGGCTTGCAATCGTTCTGAGCGGCGGCGGCGCCAAGGGCGCCTTTCAAGTCGGCGTCCTGCATGAACTGGTGGTCAACCGGGGGGTCCGGATCGATATCGCCGCCGGGGTATCCACCGGTTCGATACAGGCGCTGGGCGTGGCGCAGGACGATGTCCCTGCATTGCTGCAGCAGTGGCTCGACATCAGGGGCAACAGCACGATCTACAAAGAGCGTCCGCTCGGCATTGTCGGCGGCATTCTGGGGCAAACGGCGATCTACGATGCCTCCCCACTGCAGAAGCTGCTCAAGAAATTCGCGGATCAGGCCAAGCTCAAGGCCAGTGGGCGCAAGCTGCTGTTGGGCGTTGTCAATCTGGGGACCGGCACATACCGTACAATCAACGAAACCGTGCCGGGCATCCATAACTGGGTCTACGCCAGTTGCGCCATGCCGGTATTTTTCGACCCGCTAAAGACGCGCGACAGCAACGGGACGGAAGAACAATGGGTCGATGGCGGAGTGCGTGATGTAACCCCGCTCGGCTCGGCGCTGGAACTGAACCCGCGCGGGGTGATCGTGGTGCGTGCATCGCCCCCACCCCGCCCCGGCAAGGTGCGCACTTTCCCGAACATGATCAAGATCGGGCTGCGGGCCGTGGATATTCTCCAGTCCGAAGTCTCGGCCAACGATATCGCGGGGGCCGCCTTGATCAACGACATGATCAGCGCACGCGAGGCGCAGATGCGCGCCTTGCAGGCAGAGGGCATCAGCGGGGCGCAGGCGGCCCGCATCCTGCGCCCGCTGGACATGCAGATCGCGAACTACCGCTTCGCGCCGATCCGCATCATCGCCCCTGACGAGGAAGTGTCGGATACGCTGGAATTCAATCCCGCAAAAATTCGCGCGGCAATCGATGCCGGCCGTCGGGCGGTCGAGCGGGAATGGGATGCGCTCGAACCGCTGCTGACCTGA
- a CDS encoding riboflavin synthase encodes MYMGLVQGVADIVEAARLPGRIAYTLRFPAHLTEGLVLGASVSIEGVCLSVTAIDGDLIGFDATKGTLDTTNLGTLDHERVNIERSAKLGDEIGGHMVAGHISGTADIVGFEKNTDDHMWLRLRVPEPWNRYVFNRGFLAVNGCSLTVAAVEGDVFTINLIPETLRQTTFGLYGVGDRVNFEVDQQTMALVETIERSVSSVFERLAGQYFERKV; translated from the coding sequence ATGTATATGGGACTGGTTCAGGGTGTGGCGGATATTGTCGAGGCGGCCCGGTTGCCCGGACGTATTGCCTATACCCTGCGTTTTCCCGCGCATCTGACGGAAGGTCTGGTTCTTGGGGCCAGTGTGTCCATTGAGGGGGTATGCCTGTCGGTGACCGCGATCGATGGGGATCTGATCGGGTTCGATGCGACCAAGGGCACACTCGATACCACCAATCTCGGGACACTGGATCACGAGCGTGTGAATATCGAACGTTCGGCCAAACTGGGTGATGAAATCGGGGGGCACATGGTCGCCGGTCATATTTCGGGCACCGCAGACATTGTTGGGTTCGAAAAGAACACGGACGATCACATGTGGCTTCGCCTGCGCGTGCCGGAACCGTGGAATCGCTATGTGTTCAATCGCGGGTTTCTGGCGGTGAACGGCTGTAGCCTGACTGTGGCGGCCGTGGAAGGCGACGTGTTCACGATCAATCTGATCCCTGAAACCCTGCGACAGACCACATTCGGCCTCTATGGCGTGGGCGACCGGGTCAATTTCGAAGTCGATCAACAAACCATGGCGCTGGTGGAAACGATCGAACGCTCTGTATCCTCTGTTTTCGAACGCCTGGCCGGGCAGTATTTCGAACGGAAGGTCTGA